A window from Primulina huaijiensis isolate GDHJ02 chromosome 11, ASM1229523v2, whole genome shotgun sequence encodes these proteins:
- the LOC140989048 gene encoding protein RRC1-like, translating into MSSRKKTPFQKHREDEEAKKKRAEDETARLYQEFVESFQADDTPGSKVFVRGGTINPNDKHKNDSEGGNSKDEGSGLKKGSRYVPSFIPPPMASKGKEYEKKKEEKPKEKEKGKSRNIDHFMEELKHEQEMRERRNQDREHWRDSRHGDNSAPSSRFDELPNEFDPTGRPGSFDDGDPLTTNLYVGNLSPLVDENFLLRTFGRFGPIASVKIMWPRTEEERRRERNCGFVAFMNRTDGQAAKDEMQGVVVYDYELKMGWGKSVSLPSQALPAPPPGQMAIRSKGGATVILSGPSGPPVTSVPIQNSELVLTPNVPDISVVPPDDNHLQHVIDTMALYVLDGGCSFEQAIMERGRGNPLFSFLFELGSKEHTYYVWRLYSFAQGDTLMRWRTEPFIMITGSGRWIPPPLPIAKGAEHEREAASTYAAGKSKRLEVERTLTDAQRDEFEDMLRGLTLERSRIKDAMGFALDNADAAGEIVEVLTESMTLKETPIPTKVARLMLVSDILHNSSAPVKNASAYRTKFEATLPDIMESFNDLYRSVTGRITAEALKERVLRVLQVWADWFLFSDTFVNGLRATFLRSGNSGVIPFHSICGDAPELERNSGSADTGDVEKINQDTALAIGKGAAMKELLSLPLTELERRCRHNGLSQVGGREMMVARLLYLEDAEKQRGYEIDDELRASHSHSNLGKNPSGQEGTKLEIDSGKMSGCMSHDENGERSKGEESVSLPTSDPSLQKELIFSEVQNELVLPASKWAREDNESDDEHKRNAQELGLTYSSSGSENAGDSLYKNAEVDLTSDASNSAFLNVGMNEEQRQKLRRLEVALMEYRESLEEKGLKNSEEMERKVAIHRRQLQSEYGLSDLHADASGRKRTSSERRDRQDDSYEPLKKHHRSQSRRESPQRKSSIRDKERESDMKGDRDRRRDRERGHDLEAERAKDRARDREKNGSKERNDPERDKGRDRDRDRRRVK; encoded by the exons ATGAGTTCCCGTAAGAAGACACCTTTTCAGAAGCACAGAGAAGACGAAGAGGCGAAGAAGAAG agGGCAGAAGATGAGACAGCACGATTATACCAAGAGTTTGTAGAATCATTTCAAGCAGATGATACTCCGGGGTCGAAGGTTTTTGTCAGAGGTGGAACCATCAATCCTAATGACAAACATAAGAATGATTCAGAAG GTGGAAATTCCAAAGATGAGGGTTCTGGTTTAAAGAAAGGGAGTAG GTATGTTCCATCATTCATCCCACCTCCTATGGCATCAAAGGgtaaagaatatgaaaagaag AAGGAGGAGAAgccaaaggaaaaggaaaaagggaaGTCACGGAACATCGATCATTTTATGGAGGAGTTGAAGCATGAACAGGAGATGAGGGAGAGACGAAATCAAGATCGTGAACATTGGCGTGATTCACGCCATGGTGACAATTCTGCA CCATCTAGTAGGTTTGATGAGCTGCCTAATGAATTTGATCCAACTGGAAGACCTGGATCTTTTGATGATGGAGATCCATTAACTACAAATCTTTATGTGGGAAACTTATCACCTCTG GTCgatgaaaattttcttttgcgGACTTTTGGAAGATTTGGACCTATTGCTAGTGTAAAAATAATGTGGCCAAGGACAGAAGAGGAACGAAGAAGGGAAAGAAATTGTGGCTTTGTGGCTTTCATGAATAGAACTGATGGTCAAGCTGCGAAGGATGAAATGCAAG GAGTGGTGGTCTACGATTATGAGTTAAAAATGGGGTGGGGTAAATCTGTTTCTCTTCCTTCACAAGCACTCCCTGCTCCACCCCCTGGACAAATGGCCATCAGGAGTAAAGGG GGTGCCACTGTCATCTTGTCTGGCCCTTCTGGCCCTCCGGTTACTTCCGTTCCAATCCAGAACTCTGAGTTG GTTCTTACTCCAAATGTGCCTGATATTAGCGTTGTCCCTCCTGATGATAACCATCTCCAGCATGTTATAGATACAATGGCTCTGTATGTTCTTGATGGGGGTTGTTCCTTCGAACAAGCTATCATGGAGCGAGGCCGTGGAAATCCTCTTTTCAGTTTTTTGTTTGAGCTTGGTTCTAAAGAACATACTTACTATGTTTGGAGGCTTTATTCATTTGCTCAG GGGGATACACTCATGCGATGGCGAACAGAGCCTTTCATCATGATTACTGGCAGTGGAAG ATGGATACCACCTCCTTTACCAATTGCAAAAGGCGCGGAGCACGAAAGAGAAGCTGCAAGCACTTATGCTGCTGGGAAAAGCAAA CGTCTGGAGGTGGAAAGGACCCTGACAGATGCCCAAAGAGATGAATTTGAGGATATGCTGCGTGGATTAACATTAGAAAGAAGCCGGATAAAAGATGCCATGGGTTTTGCTCTGGATAATGCCGATGCTGCTGGAGAG ATAGTTGAAGTGTTAACTGAGTCCATGACCCTCAAAGAAACTCCAATTCCAACAAAAGTTGCAAGACTCATGCTCGTTTCGGACATCCTTCACAACAGCAGTGCTCCTGTGAAGAACGCTTCCGCTTATCGTACCAAATTCGAAGCAACTTTACCTGATATCATGGAAAGCTTTAATGACTTATATCGTAGTGTAACTGGACGGATCACAGCTGAGGCTCTCAAG GAACGTGTCCTGAGAGTTCTTCAAGTATGGGCTGACTGGTTTCTTTTTTCGGATACTTTTGTGAATGGATTGCGAGCTACCTTTCTCCGTTCTGGTAACTCAGGTGTGATACCTTTCCATTCTATTTGTGGTGATGCCCCTGAACTTGAGAGAAATTCCGGTTCTGCGGACACAGGTGATGTGGAAAAGATTAATCAGGATACCGCGTTGGCCATTGGTAAAGGAGCTGCCATGAAGGAGCTTTTAAGTTTGCCCCTTACTGAGCTGGAAAGACGATGCAGACATAATGGACTTTCTCAGGTTGGTGGTAGGGAAATGATGGTAGCACGGTTACTTTATCTGGAAGATGCAGAAAAACAGAGAGGTTATGAGATAGATGATGAATTGAGGGCTTCACATAGCCATTCAAATTTGGGGAAAAACCCGAGTGGACAGGAGGGGACAAAACTTGAAATTGATTCAGGGAAAATGTCCGGATGTATGAGTCATGATGAAAATGGTGAGCGGTCAAAAGGAGAAGAGTCGGTATCATTGCCCACTTCAGATCCTTCTTTGCAGAAGGAACTTATCTTTAGTGAAGTGCAAAATGAACTCGTTTTGCCAGCTTCTAAGTGGGCCAGAGAGGACAATGAAAGTGATGATGAACATAAGAGGAATGCACAAGAATTGGGCTTAACTTACTCATCTTCTGGAAGTGAAAATGCTGGCGATAGTCTTTATAAAAACGCGGAAGTGGATCTTACTTCTGATGCTAGCAATTCAGCATTTCTCAATGTTGGAATGAACGAAGAACAAAG ACAAAAATTAAGGCGTCTTGAGGTTGCTCTGATGGAATACCGAGAATCTCTTGAAGAAAAGGGATTAAAAAATTCAGAGGAAATGGAGAGAAAAGTTGCCATCCATCGTAGACAGCTACAATCTGAATACGGTTTATCTGATTTGCATGCAGATGCCTCCGGCAGAA AGAGGACCTCTTCAGAGAGGAGGGACAGACAGGATGACTCCTACGAACCTTTAAAAAAGCACCACCGCAGCCAAAGCAGAAGGGAAAGCCCTCAACgaaaatcatccattcgtgataAAGAGAGGGAAAGCGACATGAAAGGGGACAGAGACAGACGACGTGACAGGGAAAGAGGCCATGATCTGGAGGCTGAACGGGCGAAGGACCGAGCACGTGATCGGGAGAAGAATGGCAGCAAGGAGAGGAATGACCCTGAAAGGGACAAGGGACGAGATAGAGATAGGGACAGGAGGAGAGTGAAATGA
- the LOC140987926 gene encoding octanoyltransferase LIP2, mitochondrial-like has product MKAPRRLGVWKMGVVNYLEALELQDELTSNRKILKVTDILLSLQHPPTYTLGKRRTDHNILVSESELKAMGADLHYTQRGGDVTFHGPHQAILYPIISLRDIGLGARQYVEKLETTMIQLASVHGVEARAGQKGETGVWVGGRKIGAIGVRISSGITSHGLAFNINPDMNYFKHIVPCGLEDKEVTSLQNEVKQVLPPDDVIHEQLISCFVSTFGYTDIIWKDCSSVVSFDQES; this is encoded by the coding sequence atgaaaGCTCCTCGACGCCTTGGGGTGTGGAAGATGGGTGTAGTTAATTACTTGGAGGCACTTGAGCTGCAAGATGAACTCACATCCAATAGAAAAATACTCAAGGTTACGGATATTCTTCTGTCCCTACAACATCCTCCTACATACACTCTCGGCAAAAGGCGAACTGATCACAACATATTGGTTTCCGAGTCTGAACTGAAAGCCATGGGTGCAGACCTTCACTATACACAACGTGGAGGTGATGTCACATTCCACGGTCCTCACCAGGCCATTTTATATCCAATTATCTCATTGAGAGATATCGGCTTAGGGGCAAGACAGTACGTGGAAAAGCTCGAAACGACAATGATTCAGTTAGCATCTGTACACGGTGTTGAAGCTCGTGCTGGACAAAAAGGTGAAACGGGAGTGTGGGTTGGAGGGAGAAAGATTGGGGCGATTGGAGTACGTATATCTTCTGGGATTACGTCTCATGGGTTGGCATTCAACATCAATCCTGACATGAACTACTTCAAGCACATTGTGCCATGTGGGCTTGAAGATAAAGAAGTCACTTCTTTGCAAAACGAAGTAAAACAGGTACTTCCTCCTGATGACGTAATTCACGAGCAGTTGATTTCTTGTTTTGTAAGCACATTTGGATACACTGATATTATTTGGAAAGATTGTTCGTCTGTAGTTTCATTTGATCAAGAAAGTTGA